A region from the Linepithema humile isolate Giens D197 chromosome 1, Lhum_UNIL_v1.0, whole genome shotgun sequence genome encodes:
- the LOC105668987 gene encoding uncharacterized protein — MKFLNTFINMSSSEETDGEIVWTDYTDRHKRRLAHKRSLNEFTKIYKKVKRNRVYNIANNNDGQIDFSCNSRTCKKKNTSQHSSNDVQMLAEKCKLMNEEILNKYNINNESKIQSENEENDVENAVKNTQDIENTEINNRRDSEVVSNTSYELEENDFDIENTEINNRRDSEIASNTSYELEENDFDIENTEINNQRDSEAASNTSYELEENDFKSEITQWAADYKIHINALTSLLQILKKRSNVKLPKDGRTLMCTPRATNITSMDKGFYSHFGVEPAICKIIEDRINSKIDNLIINLIISTDGAPIGISSGKVMWPILCSDELLPKVRVIGIYYGENKPADSNKFLEAFVNELIPLINVGYEYNGICYKIRLHALVCDTPAKAFILKVKNHTGYDSCTKCLIHGNRIEYTNCFPMEKNQLLLRDDEVFRNFGYSENYQIGETILKNIPYFGAVSNVTLDYMHLVCLGVMRKLIFLWLRGPLNTRLSSLTVQQISDKLLTLKEYTPSDFPRKPRSLEFIKLWKATEFRQFLLYSGPIILKNILNKNVYENFLTLHIAIRILASTEHSKNPQLLEYAEKLLNTFVQSFTTIYGVKYVSHNVHNLLHLTSDVKRFGALDGFSAFQFESYIFQLKKLVRKGDKPLQQITKRLYELNVISQVEIRNKKFFLKKNHKDGPLDCEHEYKEQYKILNLGSFHLKCDDKKNNCVLLKDNTVVCVYNIAKSKNNNIYIIGKKLIPDTSLFTIPCESQFLGIAIVKQNKCIESWLYQNICAKVYKIPYKDKFVILPILHTIVSHPILHTIVSHPKNHV, encoded by the exons ATGAAATTTCTGAAT ACATTCATCAACATGTCATCTAGTGAAGAAACAGATGGCGAAATTGTGTGGACAGATTACACAGATAGACACAAACGTCGTTTAGCACATAAAAGAAGTTTAAatgaatttacaaaaatatataaaaaggttAAACGAAATAGAGTTTATAATATAGCAAATAATAATGACGGTCAAATAGACTTTTCTTGCAATTCACGTACATGTAAAAAGAAGAATACTTCACAACATAGCAGCAATGATGTACAAATGCTCGCAgagaaatgcaaattaatgaacgaggaaattttaaacaaatataatataaacaatgaatcaaaaatacaatcagaaaatgaagaaaat GATGTCGAAAATGCTGTTAAAAATACTCAGGATATTGAAAATACCGAGATTAATAATCGAAGAGATAGTGAAGTTGTAAGCAATACCTCATATGAACTTGAAGAAAATGActttgatattgaaaataccGAGATTAATAATCGAAGAGATAGTGAAATTGCAAGCAATACCTCATATGAACTTGAAGAAAATGActttgatattgaaaataccGAGATTAATAATCAAAGAGATAGTGAAGCTGCAAGCAATACCTCATATGAACTTGAAGAAAATGACTTTAAGTCCGAAATTACACAATGGGCTGcagattataaaatacatataaatgcattaacaagtttattgcaaattttaaagaaaagaagcAATGTAAAACTTCCTAAAGATGGACGTACACTTATGTGTACTCCAAGAGCAACAAATATTACCTCTATGGATAAAGGTTTCTACTCTCATTTTGGAGTTGAACCAgccatttgtaaaataatagagGACAggataaattcaaaaattgataatttaataataaatttaataatatctacaGATGGTGCGCCAATTGGAATTTCTAGTGGAAAAGTAATGTGGCCTATTTTGTGTTCCGATGAGCTTTTACCAAAAGTACGAGTTATTGGTATATATTACGGTGAAAACAAACCAGcagattcaaataaatttcttgaagCTTTTGTAAATGAGCTGATACCATTAATAAATGTTGGATATGAATATAATggaatatgttataaaatcaGACTGCATGCTCTGGTATGTGATACCCCAGCGAAGGCATTTATCTTAAAAGTAAAGAATCATACTGGTTATGATAGTTgcacaaaatgtttaattcatGGCAATCGAATTGAATATACTAATTGCTTTCCAATGGAAaagaatcaattattattaagagacGACGAAGTATTTCGAAATTTTGGTTACTctgaaaattatcaaataggcgaaaccattttaaaaaatattccttatTTTGGTGCAGTAAGTAATGTGACTCTTGACTATATGCATTTAGTGTGTTTGGGAGTCATGaggaaattgatatttttatggtTAAGAGGACCATTAAATACGCGTTTATCTAGCTTGACTGTACAACAAATTTCAGacaaattacttactttaaagGAATATACGCCGTCTGACTTTCCTAGAAAACCAAGATcgcttgaatttattaaattatggaAGGCCACAGAATTTAgacaatttttgttatattcaggtccaataattttaaaaaacatactcaataaaaatgtttatgaaaattttttgacattaCATATTGCGATTCGTATTTTGGCCAGCACTGAACATAGTAAAAATCCTCAATTACTTGAGTATGCAGAGAAGCTTTTAAACACTTTTGTTCAGTCTTTTACAACAATTTACGGAGTTAAATATGTTTCTCATAACGTGCACAATTTGCTACATTTAACATCGGATGTAAAACGATTTGGTGCTCTAGATGGTTTTAGCGCATTCCAATTTGAAAGTTACATTTTTCAGCTAAAAAAACTGGTTCGAAAAGGAGATAAACCACTTCAACAAATTACTAAAAGGCtttatgaattaaatgttATCAGTCAAGTCGAAAtacgcaataaaaaattttttctcaagaaaaatcataaagatGGTCCATTGGATTGTGAACATGAATATaaagaacaatataaaatattgaatttaggttcatttcatttaaaatgtgacgacaaaaaaaataactgtgtTTTATTGAAAGACAATACTGTCGTTTGCGTCTACAATATTGCcaagagtaaaaataataatatatacattataggAAAAAAACTGATACCCGATACAAGTTTATTCACTATACCATGCGAATCACAATTTCTTGGAATAGCCATAGTCAAACAAAACAAATGTATAGAATCATGGTTATATCAAAACATATGCgctaaagtttataaaattccaTACAAAgacaaatttgttattttgccaatattacatacaattgTATCACATCcaatattacatacaattgTATCACATCCAAAAAATcatgtgtaa
- the LOC136997358 gene encoding uncharacterized protein isoform X3 has product MKKVSLAEQLTDISDSENAKKTRKRRARRMLSSEDSDNEEYPPRKRSNRIKSSMKKTMNSNIQYPEFPSTSKLPLISMENDNSIEKHDGDTSIVHDDDTSIVQKKNTFMKTFTIKDTSTDIDVDHTSNEKIVDVIEARIQKIMHKSEEVKIQ; this is encoded by the exons ATGAAAAAAGTGTCCTTAGCAGAACAGCTGACTGATATTAGTGAttcagaaaatgcaaaaaagactAGAAAACGTCGTGCACGTCGTATGTTATCAAGTGAGGATTCTGACAATGAAGAATATCCTccaagaaaaagatcaaacagaattaaaagtagtatgaaaaaaacaatgaattCCAACATCCAATATCCAGAATTTCCTTCAACATCCAAATTACCACTTATTAGTATGGAAAatg ATAATTCAATTGAAAAACATGATGGTGATACATCAATTGTACATGATGATGATACATCAattgtacaaaagaaaaatacttttatgaaaacattCACCATTAAAGATACTTCTACAGATATAGATGTAGATCACAcaagtaatgaaaaaattgttgacGTAATTG AAGCACGTATCCAAAAGATCATGCATAAATCAGAAGAAGTGAAAATCCAATGA
- the LOC136997359 gene encoding uncharacterized protein has protein sequence MLTKYNVDTSIVQEKNTSQKTCCIRETSRNIDHTFLTTNEKIDYLIELQKLSIKKENVVLTKINDLLKSINSLDKSGYIDNATVNNKSEDDDNIASLLPIEDAEQLKNFEEKLKNKEFYNQVTISFPDNSSAMQGAVYRHKFDVTEDYIIKKIEFWLANAPTRQAREKIKEEKSKNIEKENVKSKDTDDILALSGNESKD, from the exons ATGTtgacaaaatataatgttgACACCTCAATTGTACAAGAGAAGAATACTTCTCAGAAAACATGTTGCATAAGAGAAACTTCAAGAAATATAgatcatacatttttaacaactaatgaaaaaatagattatttaattg aattacaaaaattatctataaagaaggaaaatgttgttcttacaaaaattaatgatctACTAAAATCTATCAATAGTCTGGATAAATCAGGATATATAGATAATGCTACAGTTAATAACAAGAGTGAAGATGATGATAATATTGCTTCTTTACTTCCAATTGAAGATGCAGAACAACTGAAAAActtcgaagaaaaattaaaaaataaggaattttataatcaagtg ACAATTTCTTTTCCTGACAATTCATCTGCAATgcaag gtGCCGTTTATCGTCATAAATTTGATGTAACAGAGGACtacatcattaaaaaaatagaattttggCTTGCTAATGCACCTACTCGTCAGGCTCGAGAAAA aataaaggaagaaaaaagcaagaatatagaaaaggaaaatgtaaaatcaaaaGACACCGACGATATTCTTGCACTTTCAGGAAATGAAagtaaagattaa
- the LOC136997358 gene encoding uncharacterized protein isoform X2, producing MYSIVEFNDGIFAIPTIWLSTDKKKAKWPPFDERKTLKAISRREEPDENWEFLSVIRIFGTASDYDNAMKKVSLAEQLTDISDSENAKKTRKRRARRMLSSEDSDNEEYPPRKRSNRIKSSMKKTMNSNIQYPEFPSTSKLPLISMENDNSIEKHDGDTSIVHDDDTSIVQKKNTFMKTFTIKDTSTDIDVDHTSNEKIVDVIGKSCIKVIYK from the exons atGTATTCAATCGTTGAATTTAATGATGGAATATTTGCTATTCCAACTATTTGGTTAAGCACAGACAAGAAAAAAGCTAAATGGCCTCCATTTgatgaaagaaaaactttgaaaGCTATCTCTAGGAGAGAAGAACCTGATGAAAATTGGGAATTTTTAAGTGTCATAAGAATTTTTGGAActgcat CTGATTATGATAATGCTATGAAAAAAGTGTCCTTAGCAGAACAGCTGACTGATATTAGTGAttcagaaaatgcaaaaaagactAGAAAACGTCGTGCACGTCGTATGTTATCAAGTGAGGATTCTGACAATGAAGAATATCCTccaagaaaaagatcaaacagaattaaaagtagtatgaaaaaaacaatgaattCCAACATCCAATATCCAGAATTTCCTTCAACATCCAAATTACCACTTATTAGTATGGAAAatg ATAATTCAATTGAAAAACATGATGGTGATACATCAATTGTACATGATGATGATACATCAattgtacaaaagaaaaatacttttatgaaaacattCACCATTAAAGATACTTCTACAGATATAGATGTAGATCACAcaagtaatgaaaaaattgttgacGTAATTGGTAAGTCATGCATAAAAgtgatttacaaataa
- the LOC105668822 gene encoding uncharacterized protein: MYSIVEFNDGIFAIPTIWLSTDKKKAKWPPFDERKTLKAISRREEPDENWEFLSVIRIFGTASDYDNAMKKVSLAEQLTDISDSENAKKTRKRRARRMLSSEDSDNEEYPPRKRSNRIKSSMKKTMNSNIQYPEFPSTSKLPLISMENDNSIEKHDGDTSIVHDDDTSIVQKKNTFMKTFTIKDTSTDIDVDHTSNEKIVDVIEARIQKIMHKSEEVKIQ; encoded by the exons atGTATTCAATCGTTGAATTTAATGATGGAATATTTGCTATTCCAACTATTTGGTTAAGCACAGACAAGAAAAAAGCTAAATGGCCTCCATTTgatgaaagaaaaactttgaaaGCTATCTCTAGGAGAGAAGAACCTGATGAAAATTGGGAATTTTTAAGTGTCATAAGAATTTTTGGAActgcat CTGATTATGATAATGCTATGAAAAAAGTGTCCTTAGCAGAACAGCTGACTGATATTAGTGAttcagaaaatgcaaaaaagactAGAAAACGTCGTGCACGTCGTATGTTATCAAGTGAGGATTCTGACAATGAAGAATATCCTccaagaaaaagatcaaacagaattaaaagtagtatgaaaaaaacaatgaattCCAACATCCAATATCCAGAATTTCCTTCAACATCCAAATTACCACTTATTAGTATGGAAAatg ATAATTCAATTGAAAAACATGATGGTGATACATCAATTGTACATGATGATGATACATCAattgtacaaaagaaaaatacttttatgaaaacattCACCATTAAAGATACTTCTACAGATATAGATGTAGATCACAcaagtaatgaaaaaattgttgacGTAATTG AAGCACGTATCCAAAAGATCATGCATAAATCAGAAGAAGTGAAAATCCAATGA